A single region of the Bacteroides luhongzhouii genome encodes:
- a CDS encoding zinc-dependent metalloprotease: MRKKILLLAAMVVASSTTIDAQRKFPFFWKKKKAKTEQTTPAKKESEYDKLFKKKHEIAKGLITLHLLDGKVYFELPVNLINKDMLIGSTVTSISDNGNAVVGSKPTDLLHVVFTRNKTHVQLRQVNTDYITGNTQIDEALRKSTLGAILSNQKIQAYNNDSTAIVFDMSSVFLGDNKKMSPFDKNSIYGMYNRTENYQSDCSYISQIKAFKDNVSIKSCLSYTFSVSNSQGTSLIKDRPFTAEMTRSIMLLKEKPYRPRMADYRIGVFFTGREQLGEGAKTTAPVYYANRWDIQPSDTAAYLRGEKVKPTKQIVFYIDNTFPEKWKPYLREGVTQWNELFEQIGFKDVVAAKDFPTDDPEFDPDNIKYSCVRYAPSSIENAMGPSWVDPRSGEILNASVYLYHNVIKLISNWLFVQTAQADKDVRTVNIPDEMVGDALRYVLSHEIGHCLGFMHNMGASSTFPVDSLRSPEFTQKYGTTPSIMDYARFNYVAQPGDKERGVKLTPPRFGEYDKYLIKWTYTPVFNVNSAEEEAIITGKWISDAIKENPVYRYGKQQVYGVVDPRSQTEDIGDNSVKATRYGIKNLKYIMNNLESWISEGDDTYEYREDLFIGIVEQLAMYVTHVAGNVGGYFVNEVKEGDTMPRFAQIPKAQQKEALNYLFEIYNDLDWLDNKNLLTKFPVSGSPKQTIQNFMLRYILPVPFQVSQYEGLEKDSFTAAEAFNMIYNFVWKPTISGRTLTESQMNLQKQYIYMMMQTAGFTIKGAGKALTGEKPLDINHRQFGYTCCQGHAIKEDVIHNPVAGFEWRPLNRFSMTAKVTQADVYAYIAKAKQLMKQKTASASGKTKAHYELLLKMLDINLK; this comes from the coding sequence ATGAGAAAGAAAATCCTCTTACTTGCAGCAATGGTGGTAGCTTCGTCTACCACCATTGACGCACAGCGTAAATTTCCATTCTTCTGGAAAAAAAAGAAGGCAAAAACAGAACAAACAACTCCTGCTAAAAAAGAAAGTGAATATGACAAACTATTCAAGAAAAAGCATGAAATAGCCAAAGGACTGATTACTCTCCATCTGCTGGATGGAAAAGTATATTTTGAACTTCCTGTGAATTTAATCAATAAAGATATGCTTATTGGTTCCACTGTCACCAGTATCTCTGATAATGGCAATGCAGTAGTCGGTTCTAAACCGACCGATCTTCTTCACGTAGTATTCACACGCAATAAAACACATGTACAGTTACGTCAGGTAAACACTGACTATATTACTGGTAACACACAAATTGATGAAGCTTTACGCAAAAGTACCCTGGGAGCAATTTTAAGCAACCAAAAGATTCAAGCATACAATAATGACTCTACTGCTATCGTTTTTGATATGAGCAGCGTCTTCCTGGGCGACAATAAAAAGATGAGTCCCTTCGACAAAAATTCTATTTATGGAATGTACAATCGTACAGAGAATTATCAATCCGACTGCTCGTACATTTCACAAATCAAGGCTTTCAAAGATAATGTTTCTATTAAAAGCTGTCTGTCATATACATTCTCTGTCAGCAATTCACAAGGGACATCACTCATAAAAGACCGTCCATTCACCGCAGAAATGACACGTTCCATCATGCTGTTAAAAGAAAAACCTTACCGTCCACGTATGGCAGATTACCGGATCGGTGTATTTTTTACCGGACGCGAACAACTAGGCGAAGGAGCTAAAACGACCGCACCCGTTTACTATGCCAATCGATGGGATATACAACCGTCCGACACCGCCGCCTACTTACGTGGAGAGAAAGTGAAACCCACTAAACAGATTGTCTTCTACATCGATAATACTTTCCCGGAAAAATGGAAACCATATCTGCGGGAAGGAGTCACCCAATGGAATGAATTATTTGAACAGATTGGATTCAAAGATGTTGTAGCAGCCAAAGATTTCCCGACAGATGATCCGGAATTCGATCCCGACAATATCAAATATTCATGTGTCCGCTATGCTCCATCAAGCATTGAAAATGCAATGGGACCATCATGGGTAGACCCACGAAGCGGAGAAATCCTGAATGCCTCCGTATATTTATATCACAATGTCATCAAACTTATCAGCAACTGGTTGTTCGTGCAAACAGCACAAGCCGATAAAGATGTACGCACAGTCAATATTCCGGATGAAATGGTTGGAGATGCGTTGCGCTATGTACTTTCACATGAAATCGGGCACTGTTTAGGATTTATGCATAACATGGGAGCTTCTTCCACCTTCCCGGTAGATTCTTTACGTTCACCGGAATTCACGCAGAAGTATGGTACCACTCCTTCCATCATGGACTATGCCCGCTTCAACTATGTAGCACAACCTGGCGATAAAGAACGTGGCGTTAAATTGACTCCTCCCCGCTTTGGTGAATACGACAAATACCTCATTAAATGGACGTATACTCCGGTATTCAATGTTAATTCTGCAGAGGAAGAAGCAATTATAACAGGCAAATGGATCAGTGATGCCATTAAAGAAAATCCTGTGTACCGATATGGAAAACAACAAGTATATGGAGTTGTTGATCCCCGTTCACAAACGGAAGATATTGGTGACAACTCTGTGAAAGCAACTCGATATGGCATCAAGAACCTTAAGTATATCATGAATAATCTGGAAAGTTGGATTTCTGAAGGTGACGATACATACGAATACCGTGAAGATTTATTTATTGGTATCGTAGAACAACTTGCAATGTATGTTACCCATGTAGCAGGCAATGTAGGCGGCTATTTTGTCAACGAAGTTAAGGAAGGAGACACAATGCCACGTTTTGCACAGATTCCGAAGGCACAACAAAAAGAAGCCCTGAATTATCTATTCGAGATTTATAACGATCTGGATTGGCTTGACAACAAAAACTTGTTAACTAAATTCCCGGTTTCCGGTTCCCCTAAACAAACTATTCAAAACTTCATGTTGAGATATATACTGCCTGTACCTTTCCAGGTATCACAATACGAAGGATTAGAAAAAGATTCATTTACTGCTGCCGAGGCTTTCAACATGATATACAATTTTGTATGGAAACCGACCATTTCCGGACGTACATTAACAGAATCCCAAATGAATCTCCAGAAACAATATATATACATGATGATGCAAACTGCCGGTTTCACAATCAAAGGAGCCGGGAAAGCATTGACCGGAGAAAAACCACTTGACATCAATCACCGCCAGTTCGGATACACTTGTTGTCAGGGACATGCTATCAAAGAGGATGTTATACACAACCCTGTAGCAGGTTTTGAATGGAGACCGTTGAATCGTTTTTCTATGACAGCCAAAGTTACCCAGGCAGATGTATACGCATATATAGCTAAAGCGAAACAACTGATGAAGCAAAAGACAGCCAGTGCATCAGGGAAAACTAAAGCTCACTATGAATTATTACTAAAGATGCTCGACATCAACTTAAAATAA
- a CDS encoding DUF4843 domain-containing protein: MKKILTQIILLAIAFTCNVSCEKSDIPYYNSEHDAVRFSNNSKFGYQSQDSCLYNSYSFISNPFAEYTIFEVPLVLIGNPVDVNREVNYTIEEKSTAPSGSYEILESIIPANKNSGYIRIKLYNSEELANSTYELYFTLKNSKSLPVGPSPYLRARLSWNSAIEEPTVVRHIQTYNMLIASKKSYIDRTKACYSSNALKTIVDALGWDDWDDPDVHGRYYNPPGTYKSYKYLPRYDFILSDLSYKGYAAKLGDYIKAYNIAHPDSPLTHDGGDLKGQPIEARSY; the protein is encoded by the coding sequence ATGAAAAAAATATTAACACAGATTATTTTATTAGCAATAGCATTTACATGTAATGTTAGTTGTGAAAAAAGTGACATACCATACTATAATAGTGAACATGATGCTGTACGATTTAGCAATAACTCCAAATTTGGTTACCAAAGCCAAGATTCATGTTTATATAACAGTTATAGTTTCATCTCTAATCCATTTGCTGAATATACTATTTTTGAGGTTCCACTTGTTCTAATAGGAAATCCTGTTGATGTTAATCGAGAAGTCAACTACACTATTGAAGAAAAATCTACAGCTCCTTCAGGTTCTTATGAGATTCTAGAGTCTATAATTCCAGCAAATAAAAACAGTGGATACATTCGCATCAAGTTATACAATAGCGAAGAACTAGCCAACTCAACATACGAATTATATTTTACATTGAAAAATTCCAAGAGTTTACCTGTTGGCCCTTCACCATATTTACGTGCCCGACTGTCGTGGAATAGCGCGATTGAAGAACCTACTGTAGTTCGACATATCCAAACCTATAACATGTTGATAGCCTCAAAAAAATCATACATAGACAGAACTAAAGCATGTTACAGTTCCAATGCTTTAAAAACAATTGTTGATGCGTTAGGATGGGATGATTGGGATGATCCAGATGTTCATGGAAGATATTATAATCCTCCCGGAACATATAAATCATATAAATACCTGCCAAGATATGATTTTATCTTATCAGACCTATCATATAAAGGATATGCAGCCAAACTAGGAGATTATATCAAAGCTTATAATATCGCTCATCCGGATAGTCCTCTTACACATGATGGTGGTGATCTAAAAGGACAACCTATAGAAGCTAGAAGTTACTAA
- a CDS encoding PKD-like family lipoprotein codes for MNIKNISTIIMGIICFTSCYDDKSEYATNPIDEVKIEVSDGKTIYIGYLEELNIVPTITQGGKTDVKGLKYEWELSIIADMNAAEYQSISTEPELHEIINRPIANVPYSLRLTVTDTTNKEDLQYQYYWSVYVQSSFLDGLLISETTNDQTSDFTLIENKNLTVNYGNKEERIFRNILEKANGAPYTGLMKGLRYEMMGYANVGTHTNQIWAITDNGCVRFDTEAFKENGNLEDGKILTYKPEGLKVYNFFKAQTLFYMNTNKGIYSFNTINSNSFGWIDAAASQYTINNTIVACNTSGAQYCTGMWLDKDKGKFVSYEGTFVSPTYQDSYAANSLFDPCDMKNKSAIAGGMSTDRKTPTFLLKDDTSGEYAIYTFNRYIAAEGDYDDDWNWHETAPEIPASAKMKYDIPSSGKVLIEKAVSIFFAHKEAIMYIATNDGIYCINFAGSTAIVETSPKYTPTSGEKIAFAKLYQQGQYINDESSVISDSHVYPELELNNKAIIIATQKDIYEGKVYVVPMTQIGTGNLDISKALIYDGFGKILDVTTTGY; via the coding sequence ATGAATATAAAAAATATATCAACAATAATAATGGGGATAATATGCTTCACGTCATGTTATGATGATAAAAGTGAATACGCTACTAATCCCATTGATGAAGTCAAAATTGAAGTTTCTGACGGAAAAACAATCTATATAGGTTATTTGGAGGAATTAAATATAGTTCCTACTATAACTCAAGGAGGAAAAACTGATGTAAAAGGACTAAAATATGAATGGGAATTAAGTATTATCGCAGATATGAATGCAGCAGAATACCAATCCATCAGTACAGAGCCAGAGTTACACGAAATTATAAATAGGCCAATAGCCAATGTTCCCTACTCATTACGCCTTACAGTAACAGACACAACTAACAAAGAAGACTTACAATATCAATATTATTGGAGTGTATATGTACAAAGTTCTTTTTTAGATGGTTTGTTAATATCTGAAACGACCAATGATCAAACATCTGATTTTACTTTAATAGAAAATAAAAATCTTACAGTAAACTATGGTAATAAGGAAGAAAGAATTTTTCGTAATATTCTAGAAAAAGCCAATGGAGCTCCTTATACGGGATTAATGAAGGGGTTAAGATACGAAATGATGGGATATGCCAATGTTGGTACACATACCAATCAAATTTGGGCAATAACAGATAATGGCTGTGTTCGGTTCGATACTGAAGCATTTAAAGAAAACGGGAACTTAGAAGATGGCAAAATCTTAACCTACAAACCAGAAGGCTTAAAAGTTTACAACTTCTTCAAAGCACAAACCCTTTTCTACATGAACACTAATAAAGGAATATACTCTTTCAACACTATAAACTCGAATAGTTTTGGTTGGATTGATGCCGCTGCAAGTCAATACACTATTAATAATACAATAGTAGCATGTAATACATCCGGAGCCCAATATTGCACAGGAATGTGGCTTGATAAAGATAAAGGCAAATTTGTATCCTATGAAGGGACTTTTGTATCACCAACTTATCAAGACTCTTATGCAGCAAACAGTCTATTTGATCCATGCGATATGAAAAATAAGTCAGCAATAGCCGGAGGTATGTCCACGGATAGAAAAACGCCGACTTTTCTTTTAAAAGATGATACATCCGGAGAATATGCTATCTATACCTTTAACCGCTATATTGCAGCTGAAGGTGACTATGATGATGACTGGAACTGGCATGAAACTGCACCTGAGATTCCGGCATCTGCCAAAATGAAGTATGACATACCTTCATCAGGAAAAGTTTTAATTGAAAAGGCCGTTTCTATATTCTTCGCACATAAAGAAGCCATTATGTATATCGCAACAAATGACGGGATTTATTGCATAAATTTTGCCGGTAGTACTGCTATTGTTGAAACATCTCCTAAATATACTCCTACTTCCGGAGAAAAAATTGCATTTGCAAAATTATATCAACAGGGGCAATATATCAATGACGAAAGTTCTGTTATCAGTGATTCTCATGTTTACCCAGAACTTGAGCTAAACAACAAGGCTATAATAATTGCCACTCAAAAAGATATATATGAAGGAAAAGTATACGTAGTCCCAATGACACAAATTGGTACAGGAAACCTGGATATTTCTAAAGCCCTAATCTATGATGGTTTTGGTAAAATCCTGGATGTAACAACAACCGGATATTAA
- a CDS encoding RagB/SusD family nutrient uptake outer membrane protein encodes MKKKIVTILSIAFFFTSCNSWFDVTSSDEIREEDHYSTEIGFQQSLIGCYIAMAEDDLYGKNLSWYGLERLGHQFYPQIYAGSDAIPLDLHKFAYNSVDLLPFIEGIWAKAYNVIANANEALKYIDEKQSIMDPINYHVIKGELLAIRAYMHFDLLRLYGYGNWEQRSSELNNKYTIPYALEISKEAPAQVTGNEAIRFILTDLTDAANLLREYDPVTQKHNFSEYANVNTDGFYNTRNLRLNYYAVKALESRVRLWEGSDSNKSKALDAAEEVIKAAENDINMTENNQNIYTLKFLTPETINSSTYNLTAEQLFGLSIQNLDTKIKNYIKPYYTNNDSEVMYIEPETANQVYENSTTDVRFTTLLDQSLTSSSLGYVPLKVYQPSTINQYYKNKISMIRLPEVYYIAAECCATGTPANLEKAMTYLNHVRQKRGLYEDLKNLDAPQIVNEIKKEYRKEFLSEGVMFYYYKRTGSLEIPYRSEIMEDKQYVLPYPTYEIQSGRVQ; translated from the coding sequence ATGAAAAAGAAAATAGTAACCATATTATCAATAGCATTCTTCTTCACATCATGTAATAGCTGGTTTGATGTAACTTCAAGTGATGAAATCAGAGAAGAAGATCATTATAGTACAGAGATAGGATTTCAGCAATCTCTCATCGGGTGTTACATCGCAATGGCCGAAGACGATTTATACGGAAAAAATCTATCATGGTATGGATTAGAAAGATTGGGGCATCAGTTTTATCCACAAATTTATGCAGGTTCTGATGCAATACCTTTAGACCTGCATAAATTCGCATATAATAGTGTAGATTTACTCCCTTTCATCGAAGGAATCTGGGCTAAAGCGTATAATGTAATAGCAAACGCAAATGAAGCTCTAAAATATATTGATGAAAAACAATCAATAATGGACCCGATCAATTATCATGTAATAAAAGGAGAATTGCTAGCTATTCGTGCCTACATGCATTTTGATCTACTACGATTATACGGATATGGCAATTGGGAACAACGTTCTTCTGAGTTAAATAATAAATACACTATTCCGTATGCATTAGAAATTTCAAAAGAAGCACCGGCCCAAGTTACCGGAAATGAAGCGATACGTTTCATTTTAACCGACTTAACCGATGCAGCCAATTTACTAAGAGAATACGATCCTGTGACTCAAAAACATAATTTCTCAGAGTATGCAAATGTCAATACAGATGGTTTCTATAATACAAGAAATCTTAGACTTAATTACTATGCAGTGAAAGCTTTAGAATCCCGAGTAAGATTATGGGAAGGAAGTGATAGTAATAAAAGTAAAGCATTGGACGCAGCAGAAGAAGTGATAAAGGCTGCAGAAAATGATATTAATATGACTGAAAATAACCAAAACATCTATACTCTGAAATTTTTAACACCTGAAACCATTAACTCAAGCACTTATAATCTAACAGCAGAACAGTTATTTGGTCTCAGCATACAGAATCTAGATACTAAGATAAAAAATTATATAAAGCCATATTACACTAACAACGATTCCGAAGTAATGTATATAGAACCTGAAACGGCCAATCAAGTTTATGAAAATTCTACTACAGATGTACGTTTTACGACTTTATTAGACCAAAGCCTAACTTCTTCAAGTTTAGGATATGTTCCATTAAAAGTTTATCAACCCTCTACCATAAACCAATACTACAAAAATAAAATATCAATGATCCGTTTACCTGAAGTTTACTACATTGCAGCTGAATGTTGCGCAACGGGAACTCCAGCCAATTTAGAAAAAGCAATGACGTATTTAAATCATGTACGTCAAAAACGCGGATTATATGAAGATTTAAAAAATCTGGATGCCCCCCAAATCGTAAACGAAATAAAGAAAGAGTACAGAAAAGAGTTCCTATCAGAAGGAGTAATGTTTTATTACTACAAACGTACTGGTTCCTTAGAAATTCCTTATCGTTCAGAAATAATGGAAGATAAACAATATGTATTACCATATCCTACCTATGAAATCCAATCCGGTCGGGTACAATAA